One window from the genome of Myxococcales bacterium encodes:
- a CDS encoding CPBP family intramembrane metalloprotease, protein MAWRGGLAAAGETEVQQAWGRASLSKRALRVAPVWLVVVAWLLLLLLYLKDAVGMPALGPLPAKLVGSLVWSGALVLLMLVLAHVSIGLGNIYLTSRGAMFSCLLTAPFFLISLIDAPALEWTGWASLLAVVSLGLLISLAESVFGLGIVLTLWGGRQRAAFAVVAAAVTFAYLHIPTYTMQFGLGEALMRSTQSAAFSIAIGIIVLRSGSMMGPLLFHAINDALMLLQPARAATPVAHATNPKAIVMGLLISGAYWLWLRKGIAREQQLDASR, encoded by the coding sequence ATGGCGTGGCGAGGCGGATTGGCGGCGGCCGGCGAAACCGAGGTGCAACAGGCGTGGGGGCGGGCGTCCCTGAGCAAGCGCGCGTTGCGCGTGGCGCCGGTGTGGCTGGTCGTTGTCGCGTGGTTGTTGCTGTTGCTGCTTTATCTTAAAGACGCGGTTGGCATGCCCGCGCTGGGGCCGCTGCCCGCCAAGCTCGTCGGTTCGCTGGTTTGGAGTGGGGCGCTGGTTTTATTGATGCTGGTGTTGGCGCATGTTTCGATTGGCCTGGGGAATATCTACTTGACCTCACGGGGGGCGATGTTTTCATGCCTGCTGACGGCGCCGTTTTTTCTAATTTCTCTGATTGATGCGCCGGCCTTGGAATGGACAGGGTGGGCGTCGCTGCTGGCGGTTGTGAGCCTTGGCTTGCTAATTTCGCTGGCTGAGTCAGTGTTTGGCCTCGGCATCGTGCTGACGTTGTGGGGTGGCCGGCAACGCGCCGCCTTTGCCGTCGTGGCCGCGGCAGTGACGTTTGCGTATCTGCATATCCCCACCTATACGATGCAATTCGGTCTGGGCGAGGCGCTGATGCGCTCGACACAGTCCGCGGCGTTCTCGATCGCAATTGGCATTATCGTGCTGCGCAGCGGCAGCATGATGGGCCCGTTGCTCTTTCACGCTATTAATGATGCGCTAATGCTCCTGCAGCCCGCGCGCGCGGCCACGCCGGTAGCGCATGCCACCAACCCTAAGGCCATCGTCATGGGGTTGCTAATTAGTGGCGCATACTGGCTGTGGCTCCGTAAAGGCATTGCGCGCGAGCAGCAACTCGACGCCTCGCGCTAA
- a CDS encoding sulfite oxidase-like oxidoreductase, protein MAGHNDGATTPASANTPDERVIAARLKLRARFLRDIEQSPSMADAKPQGTGPQNRHGMPQLPPDQYATQKWPVLDLGVLPNITTDTFRLTIDGAVAKPITLTWQDLLALPQTHDTSDFHCVTKWSRMDIPWVGVRVADLLALAEPSDDARFLLCHASDGYTTNVPLSEALKPDVLLVHTADGKPLTPEHGGPLRMITPQLYAWKGAKWISRLEVLTHDKLGFWEQRGYSNTAYPWRNDRYS, encoded by the coding sequence ATGGCTGGCCACAACGATGGCGCCACCACGCCGGCGTCGGCGAATACCCCCGACGAGCGCGTAATAGCCGCGCGGCTCAAGCTGCGCGCGCGTTTTTTGCGCGACATCGAGCAGTCGCCGTCGATGGCCGATGCCAAGCCGCAGGGCACGGGGCCGCAAAACCGCCACGGCATGCCGCAATTGCCGCCCGACCAGTATGCGACGCAAAAATGGCCCGTGCTCGATCTGGGCGTGCTGCCAAACATCACCACCGATACCTTTCGCCTCACCATCGACGGCGCGGTCGCCAAGCCGATCACGCTGACGTGGCAAGACCTGCTCGCGTTGCCGCAAACCCACGACACCAGCGACTTTCACTGCGTCACCAAGTGGTCGCGCATGGATATCCCGTGGGTCGGCGTGCGCGTCGCCGATTTGCTCGCGCTGGCCGAGCCCAGCGATGACGCGCGCTTCTTGCTGTGCCACGCCAGCGACGGCTACACCACCAACGTCCCGTTATCTGAGGCGCTTAAGCCCGATGTGCTCTTGGTCCACACGGCCGATGGCAAACCGCTCACCCCTGAGCACGGCGGCCCATTGCGCATGATCACGCCGCAGCTCTACGCTTGGAAGGGCGCCAAGTGGATCTCGCGCCTTGAGGTCCTCACCCACGACAAGCTCGGCTTCTGGGAGCAACGCGGCTATTCAAATACCGCCTATCCTTGGCGCAACGACCGCTACTCGTAA
- a CDS encoding NAD(P)H-dependent oxidoreductase: MTTYSKRVLVLFAHPALQRSRVNRRLAAAAQELPGVTFHDLYEAYPTMIVDVAREQALLREHDIIVLQHPFYWYSSPALIKEWMDHVLTHGWAYGEGGTALRDKALMVAITTGGPRAAYQASGRNRFAIRALLAPQDQTAHLCGMHFLAPFVVHGAMALAPAQVDEAASQYARVLRALRDDHLLLTAATSADYISEVLTNE; the protein is encoded by the coding sequence ATGACTACGTATTCCAAGCGGGTGCTGGTGCTATTTGCGCACCCCGCGCTGCAACGCTCGCGGGTGAATCGTCGGCTGGCGGCCGCCGCACAGGAACTGCCGGGCGTGACGTTCCACGACCTCTACGAGGCCTACCCCACCATGATCGTCGATGTCGCGCGCGAGCAGGCGCTGCTCCGCGAGCACGACATCATCGTGCTGCAGCACCCGTTTTATTGGTACTCGTCACCCGCGCTGATCAAAGAGTGGATGGACCATGTCCTCACCCACGGCTGGGCCTATGGCGAGGGCGGCACCGCGCTGCGCGATAAGGCGCTGATGGTCGCCATCACCACAGGCGGTCCACGCGCGGCCTACCAGGCCAGCGGGCGCAACCGCTTTGCCATTCGCGCGCTGCTGGCGCCGCAAGATCAAACCGCGCATCTATGTGGCATGCATTTTCTCGCGCCCTTCGTGGTGCACGGTGCGATGGCGCTCGCGCCGGCGCAGGTCGACGAGGCCGCCTCGCAGTACGCCCGCGTGCTGCGCGCGCTGCGCGATGACCACCTGCTGCTGACCGCCGCCACCAGCGCCGATTATATTTCCGAGGTACTAACCAATGAGTAG
- a CDS encoding cation:proton antiporter — MSSSILAQAAIYLAAAVVAVPLAKRAGLGAVLGYLIAGIAVGPFALQLIGSEGAHVMHFAEFGVVMMLFIVGLELKPSMLWQMRGPIFGLGTAQVAATLAVVALLALAFGLGWRTALVLGMIAACSSTALVLQSLAEKGLDKSEGGRASFAVLLFQDISVIPMLAVVPLLATAVATDERPAWQSALLIVAAVVVVVIGGRYALRPIFRYLAATRLREVLTAAALLLIVGVTILMQAVGLSPALGAFLAGVLLAESEYRHQLETDIEPFKGLLLGVFFVTVGASINFGVVASQPGLIVAATLGIIAVKGLVLFALGRAFKMSRVATFVFAFALAQVGEFAFVLVTLASGHGLLVGQASEIVVAVVALTMMLTPLLLISLQRWVLPRLAAPREAREADEITEHEAPVVMAGFGRFGQIAGRFLRYSGVPVTVLDVDPEIIEIVRRLGMQVYYGDASRLDLLHAAGCARAKLFILAVDDADKSLEIAATVQEHFPHLRILARAADRPHYYRLRAMGITDVVRETFGSALQLGQLGLMALGTRAHHAHRTAQLFKAHDDAMIERLATVYGSVERTAFFDEARRAFEQLESTMRSEVASAHASDKGWDGEGQSQARQ, encoded by the coding sequence ATGAGTAGCAGCATCCTCGCGCAAGCCGCCATCTATCTCGCCGCCGCCGTGGTCGCGGTGCCGCTCGCCAAACGCGCCGGCCTGGGCGCCGTGCTCGGCTATCTCATCGCGGGCATCGCGGTGGGCCCGTTTGCGCTGCAGCTCATTGGCAGCGAGGGCGCACACGTCATGCACTTTGCCGAGTTTGGCGTCGTCATGATGCTCTTCATCGTTGGCCTTGAGCTCAAGCCGTCTATGTTGTGGCAAATGCGAGGTCCGATTTTTGGACTTGGCACCGCGCAGGTCGCCGCCACCCTCGCCGTGGTCGCGCTCCTCGCGCTCGCGTTTGGGCTGGGCTGGCGCACCGCCCTGGTGCTCGGCATGATTGCCGCCTGCTCTTCCACCGCGCTAGTCTTGCAGAGCCTTGCCGAAAAAGGCCTCGACAAGAGCGAGGGCGGCCGCGCCAGCTTTGCGGTGCTGCTGTTTCAGGACATCTCGGTCATCCCGATGCTCGCGGTGGTGCCGCTGCTCGCGACCGCGGTTGCCACCGACGAACGACCGGCGTGGCAGTCCGCGCTGCTCATCGTCGCCGCAGTCGTCGTTGTCGTAATCGGTGGCCGCTACGCGCTGCGCCCCATCTTTCGCTATCTCGCCGCCACCCGGCTGCGCGAGGTGCTCACCGCGGCGGCGCTGCTCCTCATCGTCGGGGTCACCATCTTGATGCAAGCCGTGGGGCTATCCCCAGCGCTGGGCGCCTTTCTCGCCGGCGTCCTGCTCGCTGAGAGCGAATATCGCCACCAGCTCGAGACCGACATCGAGCCCTTCAAGGGGCTCTTGCTCGGCGTGTTTTTCGTCACGGTCGGTGCCAGCATCAACTTCGGCGTCGTCGCGTCGCAGCCGGGGCTCATCGTTGCCGCCACCCTCGGCATTATTGCGGTAAAGGGGCTGGTGCTCTTTGCCCTCGGCCGCGCGTTCAAGATGTCGCGCGTCGCCACCTTTGTGTTCGCCTTCGCCTTGGCGCAGGTCGGCGAATTCGCCTTCGTGCTCGTAACACTTGCGAGCGGCCATGGCTTGCTCGTTGGGCAGGCCAGCGAGATCGTGGTCGCCGTGGTAGCGCTCACCATGATGTTGACGCCGCTGCTGCTAATTAGCCTGCAGCGCTGGGTGCTGCCGCGCTTGGCCGCGCCCCGAGAAGCCCGCGAGGCGGACGAAATCACCGAGCATGAGGCGCCCGTGGTGATGGCGGGCTTTGGGCGCTTTGGGCAAATTGCGGGCCGCTTCCTGCGTTACAGCGGCGTGCCGGTCACCGTGCTCGACGTCGACCCGGAGATCATCGAGATCGTGCGTCGCCTAGGCATGCAAGTTTACTATGGCGACGCCTCGCGCCTTGACCTCTTGCACGCGGCGGGTTGCGCGCGCGCCAAGCTCTTCATCTTGGCCGTCGATGACGCCGATAAGTCACTCGAGATCGCCGCCACCGTGCAGGAGCATTTTCCGCACCTGCGCATCTTGGCTCGCGCCGCCGATCGCCCGCATTATTATCGCCTTCGCGCCATGGGCATCACCGACGTCGTTCGTGAGACCTTCGGTAGTGCGTTGCAGCTCGGCCAGCTTGGCCTCATGGCGCTCGGCACGCGGGCACATCACGCCCATCGCACCGCGCAGTTATTTAAGGCCCACGACGATGCAATGATCGAGCGCCTGGCTACCGTGTATGGCAGCGTCGAGCGTACGGCGTTTTTTGACGAGGCCCGCCGCGCGTTTGAGCAGCTCGAATCCACCATGCGCAGCGAGGTGGCTAGCGCGCACGCCAGCGACAAGGGATGGGACGGCGAAGGCCAGTCACAGGCTCGCCAGTAG
- a CDS encoding FKBP-type peptidyl-prolyl cis-trans isomerase, with the protein MRSNQLVITTLALLAISLGGCDKKVEKKQDAPKTASDKKPGRERPNVPPPFDVANPPADAERLPSGLIFKQMVAGTGESPGANDTALVNYNAWRPDGTTMNSTKMAGRPVPMSLFRVAPGFREALQKMKKGGKAMFWLPPEIGFKQRPQARAGSAGPETIAYEVELVEIQPAPPTPADVAAPPATAKKLSGGVAVLSIAEGTGQAARNFDTVSFHVTGWDATGKMLESSRASRPANGLLFRESAGFEAVLTGAKKGDKLRAWIPVAMVRKNPDAPTEGLLCYEFEVLEIKPGKQPPTAPAAVAAPPKDAQKTAKGVFYKVLKKGTGTAKPVAADTVEVHYTGWTTDGRMFDSSVVRGEPTQFPLGGVIPGWTDGLQVMTVGEKTLFWIPEELAYKGKPGRPQGMLVFEVELLTINPEPKASPTRPTMKVGPAGQGPAGAKLPVMTKPAKP; encoded by the coding sequence ATGAGAAGCAATCAACTGGTGATAACGACGCTGGCGCTCTTGGCGATCAGCCTGGGTGGCTGCGACAAAAAAGTCGAAAAGAAGCAAGACGCGCCCAAAACTGCCAGCGACAAGAAGCCGGGCCGCGAGCGCCCTAATGTACCGCCGCCGTTCGATGTCGCCAACCCACCCGCCGATGCCGAGCGCCTGCCGTCGGGCCTCATCTTCAAGCAAATGGTTGCCGGCACTGGCGAATCGCCAGGCGCCAACGACACGGCCCTGGTGAATTACAATGCGTGGCGCCCCGACGGCACGACCATGAACTCGACTAAAATGGCCGGGCGACCGGTGCCGATGAGCCTGTTTCGCGTCGCGCCAGGTTTTCGCGAAGCGTTGCAAAAAATGAAGAAAGGCGGCAAGGCAATGTTTTGGTTGCCGCCGGAAATTGGCTTTAAGCAACGACCACAGGCGCGCGCGGGCAGCGCCGGTCCAGAAACCATCGCCTATGAGGTCGAGCTCGTCGAAATTCAACCCGCGCCGCCAACGCCCGCGGATGTCGCGGCGCCCCCAGCCACCGCCAAAAAGCTCAGCGGCGGCGTCGCTGTCCTGAGCATCGCCGAGGGCACGGGTCAGGCCGCGCGCAATTTCGACACCGTCTCGTTTCACGTCACGGGTTGGGACGCCACCGGCAAAATGCTCGAATCATCGCGCGCCAGCCGCCCCGCTAATGGCCTGCTATTTCGCGAATCCGCGGGCTTTGAGGCCGTGCTGACGGGCGCCAAGAAAGGCGACAAGCTGCGCGCCTGGATCCCGGTCGCCATGGTGCGAAAAAATCCCGACGCGCCCACCGAGGGCTTGCTGTGTTACGAATTTGAAGTCCTCGAGATTAAGCCCGGCAAGCAACCACCAACAGCGCCGGCCGCCGTCGCCGCGCCGCCTAAAGACGCGCAGAAGACCGCTAAAGGGGTGTTTTATAAGGTTCTCAAGAAAGGCACCGGCACGGCCAAGCCGGTCGCCGCCGACACCGTCGAGGTCCACTACACCGGCTGGACCACAGACGGCCGGATGTTTGACAGCTCGGTCGTGCGCGGCGAGCCGACGCAATTCCCGCTGGGCGGCGTGATTCCCGGGTGGACCGATGGCCTGCAGGTAATGACGGTCGGCGAAAAGACGCTGTTTTGGATTCCAGAAGAGCTCGCCTACAAAGGCAAGCCCGGCCGACCTCAAGGCATGCTGGTGTTCGAAGTTGAACTGCTAACGATTAATCCCGAGCCCAAGGCGTCGCCAACCCGGCCAACGATGAAGGTGGGACCGGCCGGCCAAGGCCCAGCCGGCGCAAAACTGCCGGTCATGACAAAGCCTGCCAAACCGTAA